One genomic segment of Mycolicibacterium chubuense NBB4 includes these proteins:
- a CDS encoding DUF6676 family protein, with the protein MPGPLSIPFLPAYIPPEIDMQKVKADVADDGVSVPPAQQAEVPALHQVVEDARKEGIDLKIVVIDLNPPIDTPLRDIATEVGQANPGSTVLAMSPAFAGTYSPVFDRVTLEAGEDLAKSGDPVQSSKNFLGELTTPHFPWTPFTIVLVLAVALAVVGTRMLQLWGKRRAASSAALTSADS; encoded by the coding sequence GTGCCCGGACCGCTCTCGATCCCTTTTCTGCCGGCGTATATCCCGCCGGAGATCGACATGCAGAAGGTCAAAGCCGACGTCGCCGACGACGGGGTCAGCGTTCCGCCGGCCCAGCAGGCCGAGGTGCCCGCACTGCACCAGGTGGTCGAGGACGCCCGCAAGGAGGGCATCGATCTCAAGATCGTCGTCATCGACCTGAACCCGCCGATCGACACTCCGTTGCGCGACATCGCGACCGAAGTGGGTCAGGCCAACCCGGGTTCGACGGTGCTGGCGATGAGTCCGGCCTTCGCCGGCACGTACAGCCCGGTCTTCGACCGGGTGACCCTGGAGGCCGGCGAGGATCTGGCCAAGTCGGGCGATCCGGTGCAGTCGTCGAAGAATTTCCTCGGCGAGCTGACGACGCCGCACTTTCCCTGGACGCCATTCACGATTGTGCTTGTTTTGGCGGTCGCCCTGGCGGTCGTCGGCACCCGCATGCTGCAGTTATGGGGCAAACGGCGTGCCGCTTCAAGCGCAGCACTGACCAGCGCCGATTCCTGA
- the ripA gene encoding NlpC/P60 family peptidoglycan endopeptidase RipA — protein sequence MSRMRRIPGGAPASRLCAASLTFGMVLTVPNLGPALAFAQPASPDSLAQLVTEVANVNQKLQDLGARIQAQQEGVNKAILDVQTARDHAASAQQAVDAGAQRVKDANAAISAAQKRFDKFAAAMYVNGPSSSYLTASDPADILDAAATGQTLSISSQQAVGDLQRARTEQVNKESAARLTKQQADDAVKAAENSQQTAVSALTQAQETFKAQQGELDRLTAERAQAQAKLQQARAMAAPSGAPAAQPAATPGPTGRGASAAGPAAKPGGAGQPNADWDVDPATGNRNTAWDMTLPQIPSAFVSGDPVQIINAVLKIITTSLQVTQDLGRKFLQSIGLLPTPTGITNGAIPTLYGRQATEYVIKRGMSQLGVPYSWGGGNASGPSRGIDSGAGTVGFDCSGLMLYMFAGVGIKLDHYSGSQYNAGRKVPSSQMRRGDMIFYGPNASQHVAMYLGDGQMLEAPYTGSTVKISPVRTSGMTPYVTRMIEW from the coding sequence CTGAGTCGGATGAGACGCATCCCTGGCGGCGCCCCCGCGTCGCGGCTGTGCGCGGCGTCCCTGACGTTCGGCATGGTGCTGACCGTGCCGAATCTGGGGCCCGCGCTCGCATTTGCGCAGCCTGCGAGCCCCGACAGCCTCGCCCAGCTGGTGACCGAGGTCGCCAACGTCAATCAGAAGCTGCAGGATCTCGGCGCGAGGATCCAGGCGCAGCAGGAGGGTGTGAACAAGGCGATCCTCGATGTGCAGACCGCCCGCGACCATGCCGCGTCCGCCCAGCAGGCGGTCGACGCGGGTGCGCAGCGGGTCAAGGACGCCAACGCCGCGATCTCGGCCGCGCAGAAGAGATTCGACAAGTTCGCCGCCGCGATGTACGTCAACGGGCCGTCGAGCTCGTATCTGACCGCCTCCGATCCGGCGGACATCCTCGACGCCGCCGCGACCGGTCAGACGCTGTCGATCAGTTCCCAGCAGGCGGTCGGGGACCTGCAGCGCGCCCGCACCGAGCAGGTCAACAAGGAGTCGGCCGCCCGGCTGACCAAGCAGCAGGCCGACGACGCGGTCAAAGCCGCCGAAAACAGCCAGCAGACAGCGGTTTCCGCGTTGACGCAGGCTCAGGAGACATTCAAGGCGCAGCAGGGCGAGCTCGACCGCCTGACCGCCGAGCGCGCGCAGGCCCAGGCGAAACTCCAGCAGGCGCGCGCGATGGCGGCGCCCAGCGGCGCACCGGCGGCCCAGCCCGCCGCGACCCCGGGCCCGACCGGCCGGGGCGCGAGCGCTGCGGGTCCGGCGGCGAAGCCGGGCGGCGCCGGGCAGCCGAACGCGGACTGGGACGTCGACCCCGCCACTGGTAACCGCAACACCGCCTGGGACATGACCCTGCCCCAGATCCCGAGCGCCTTCGTCAGCGGCGACCCGGTGCAGATCATCAACGCGGTCCTGAAGATCATCACGACGTCGCTGCAGGTGACGCAGGACCTGGGACGCAAGTTCCTGCAGAGCATCGGTCTGCTGCCGACCCCGACCGGAATCACCAACGGTGCGATTCCGACGCTCTACGGCCGTCAGGCGACCGAGTACGTGATCAAGCGCGGCATGTCGCAGCTGGGCGTGCCGTACTCGTGGGGCGGCGGCAACGCCTCCGGGCCGAGTCGCGGCATCGACTCCGGTGCCGGCACAGTCGGTTTCGACTGCTCGGGCCTGATGCTCTACATGTTCGCCGGTGTCGGCATCAAGCTCGACCACTACTCGGGCTCGCAGTACAACGCCGGCCGCAAGGTGCCGTCGTCGCAGATGCGCCGCGGCGACATGATCTTCTACGGCCCCAACGCCAGCCAGCACGTCGCGATGTACCTCGGCGACGGGCAGATGCTCGAGGCCCCCTACACCGGTTCGACGGTCAAGATCTCGCCGGTGCGCACCAGCGGGATGACCCCGTACGTGACCCGAATGATCGAGTGGTGA
- the ripB gene encoding NlpC/P60 family peptidoglycan endopeptidase RipB — MVLRRLICALATAAALLGAAVAPASAQPGAGQWDPTLPKLISAGAPGDPLAIANASLAATAQATQVTMNLGHKFLQSLGLAPADPTSVAPGVVRGPAAIEYVIRRGASVMGTPYSWGGGKPSGPTRGIDSGANTVGFDCSGFTQFSYAGVGVLIPKYSGDQYNTGRKVPLSQAKRGDLLFWGPGGSQHVAMYLGGGKMLEASSNEGKVAVAPVRTAGLQPYAARIIES, encoded by the coding sequence ATGGTCCTGCGTCGTCTCATCTGTGCACTGGCCACCGCCGCGGCGCTGCTCGGGGCGGCGGTCGCGCCGGCCTCCGCGCAGCCCGGGGCGGGTCAGTGGGATCCGACCCTGCCGAAGCTGATCAGCGCCGGCGCGCCCGGGGACCCGCTGGCCATCGCCAACGCGTCGCTGGCGGCCACGGCCCAGGCCACCCAGGTCACGATGAACCTGGGGCACAAGTTCCTGCAGAGCCTCGGGCTGGCACCGGCCGACCCGACCAGCGTCGCGCCGGGTGTCGTCCGCGGACCCGCCGCCATCGAGTACGTGATCCGCCGCGGCGCGAGCGTGATGGGCACGCCCTACTCGTGGGGCGGCGGCAAGCCGAGCGGCCCCACCCGGGGCATCGACTCCGGCGCCAACACCGTGGGCTTCGACTGCTCCGGGTTCACCCAGTTCTCCTACGCCGGAGTCGGCGTGCTGATCCCGAAGTACTCCGGCGACCAGTACAACACCGGTCGTAAGGTGCCGCTGTCGCAGGCCAAGCGCGGGGACCTGCTGTTCTGGGGGCCGGGCGGCAGCCAGCACGTCGCGATGTACCTCGGCGGCGGCAAGATGCTCGAGGCGTCGAGCAACGAGGGCAAGGTGGCCGTCGCCCCGGTCCGTACCGCGGGTCTGCAGCCCTACGCGGCGCGCATCATCGAATCCTGA
- a CDS encoding AAA family ATPase produces MTSPSGPPQGAGGFPGQGPTQGYSAGAHAAPSAPSGSAQSNGGLQQEVHTLERAIFEVKRIIVGQDLLVERMLVGLLAKGHVLLEGVPGVAKTLAVETFAKVVGGTFARIQFTPDLVPTDIIGTRIYRQGKEEFDIELGPVVVNFLLADEINRAPAKVQSALLEVMAERKISIGGKTFPLPSPFLVMATQNPIEQEGVYQLPEAQRDRFLFKLNVDYPSPEEEREIIYRMGVRPPEPKQILSTGDLQRLQDVAANNFVHHALVDYVVRVVTATREPEKFGMPDAKAWIAYGASPRASLGIIAAARALALVRGRDYVIPQDVVEVIPDVLRHRLVLTYDALADEISSETVVNRILQTVALPQVNAIPQQGPSAPPPVPAGAGAAGGR; encoded by the coding sequence ATGACGTCACCGAGTGGGCCGCCGCAGGGCGCCGGAGGATTCCCCGGACAGGGCCCGACCCAGGGCTACTCCGCCGGAGCGCACGCCGCGCCTTCCGCACCATCGGGTTCCGCCCAGTCCAACGGCGGTCTGCAGCAGGAAGTCCACACGCTCGAGCGGGCCATCTTCGAGGTCAAGCGCATCATCGTCGGCCAGGACCTGCTCGTCGAACGCATGCTCGTCGGCCTGCTCGCGAAGGGCCATGTGCTGCTCGAAGGCGTGCCCGGCGTGGCCAAGACGCTCGCCGTCGAGACGTTCGCCAAGGTCGTCGGCGGCACCTTCGCCCGCATCCAGTTCACCCCCGACCTGGTGCCCACCGACATCATCGGTACCCGCATCTACCGTCAGGGCAAGGAGGAGTTCGACATCGAACTCGGCCCGGTGGTGGTCAACTTCCTGCTCGCCGACGAGATCAACCGTGCGCCCGCCAAGGTGCAGTCCGCGCTGCTCGAGGTGATGGCCGAGCGCAAGATCTCCATCGGCGGCAAGACCTTCCCGCTGCCCAGCCCCTTCCTGGTGATGGCCACCCAGAACCCGATCGAGCAGGAGGGCGTCTACCAGCTGCCGGAGGCTCAGCGCGACCGCTTCCTGTTCAAGCTCAACGTCGACTACCCGTCGCCGGAGGAAGAGCGCGAGATCATCTACCGGATGGGGGTGCGGCCCCCCGAGCCCAAGCAGATCCTCAGCACCGGCGATCTGCAGCGCCTGCAGGACGTCGCGGCGAACAACTTCGTCCATCACGCGCTGGTCGACTACGTGGTGCGCGTCGTGACCGCCACCCGCGAGCCCGAGAAGTTCGGCATGCCCGACGCCAAGGCGTGGATCGCCTACGGCGCCTCACCGCGTGCGTCGCTGGGCATCATCGCCGCCGCGCGTGCGCTGGCGCTGGTGCGCGGCCGCGACTACGTCATCCCGCAGGACGTCGTGGAGGTCATCCCGGACGTGCTCCGGCACCGCCTCGTGCTGACCTACGACGCGCTCGCCGACGAGATCTCCTCGGAGACGGTGGTCAACCGGATCCTGCAGACGGTCGCGCTGCCGCAGGTCAATGCCATTCCGCAGCAAGGCCCTTCGGCTCCGCCTCCGGTGCCGGCGGGCGCCGGCGCGGCGGGCGGCCGCTGA
- a CDS encoding DUF58 domain-containing protein produces MTRSSRSVDLPSLQRGEIRDPALTAALRKLELTVRRKLDGVLHGDHLGLLPGPGSEPGESRIYQPGDDVRRMDWSVTARTTQPHVRQMIADRELETWLVVDVSASLDFGTTGCEKRDLAVAAAASIAFLNSGGGNRLGAIISNGDTTRRVPALSGRMHEQEVLRAIATTPRAPVGVRGDLAAAIDALRRPERRRGMAVIISDFLGPINWMRPLRAIAGRHEVLGIEILDPRDIELPLVGDVVLQDTETGRTREFTIDEQLRTDFERAAAAHRADVARTLRRCDAPLLTLRTDRDWIADVVRFVASRRRGALAAR; encoded by the coding sequence GTGACCAGATCGAGTCGCAGTGTCGATTTGCCGTCGCTGCAGCGCGGAGAGATTCGCGACCCCGCGCTGACGGCGGCGTTGCGCAAGCTCGAGCTGACCGTGCGGCGCAAGCTCGACGGAGTGCTGCACGGAGACCACCTCGGGCTGCTCCCGGGACCCGGGTCCGAGCCGGGGGAGTCGCGGATCTACCAGCCCGGCGACGACGTGCGCCGGATGGACTGGTCGGTCACCGCGCGCACCACCCAACCGCATGTGCGTCAGATGATCGCCGACCGCGAGCTGGAGACCTGGCTGGTGGTCGACGTGTCGGCCAGCCTGGACTTCGGCACGACCGGATGCGAGAAACGCGACCTCGCGGTCGCCGCGGCGGCGTCCATCGCATTCCTCAACAGCGGGGGCGGCAACCGGCTCGGCGCGATCATCTCCAACGGCGACACGACGCGCCGGGTGCCGGCGCTGTCGGGCCGGATGCACGAGCAGGAGGTGCTCCGCGCGATCGCGACGACGCCGCGGGCGCCGGTCGGGGTGCGCGGGGACCTCGCGGCGGCGATCGACGCGCTGCGCAGGCCGGAACGCCGGCGCGGCATGGCGGTCATCATCAGCGACTTCCTCGGACCGATCAACTGGATGCGTCCGCTGCGGGCGATCGCCGGGCGGCACGAGGTGCTCGGCATCGAGATCCTCGACCCCCGGGACATCGAGCTGCCGCTCGTCGGCGACGTCGTCCTGCAGGACACCGAGACCGGTCGCACCCGCGAATTCACGATCGACGAGCAGCTGCGCACGGACTTCGAGAGGGCCGCCGCGGCACATCGGGCGGACGTGGCGCGCACGCTGCGCCGCTGTGACGCACCGCTTCTGACGCTGCGCACGGACCGCGACTGGATTGCCGACGTGGTTCGGTTCGTGGCGAGCAGGCGCAGGGGCGCGCTCGCGGCTCGGTAA
- a CDS encoding VWA domain-containing protein — translation MTLPFLGPMSLSGFEHPWWFLFFVVVIGLIALYIVVALSRHKRMLRFANMELLESVAPKRPSRWRHVPAILLIASLVSFTIAMAGPTHDVRIPRNRAVVMLVIDVSQSMRATDVAPNRLAAAQEAAKQFADQLTPGINLGLIAYAGTATVLVSPTTNREATKNAIDKLQLADRTATGEGIFTALQAIATVGAVIGGGDAPPPARVVLMSDGKETVPSNPDNPKGAYTAARTAKDQGVPISTVSFGTPYGYVEINDQRQPVPVDDEMLKRIANLSGGDSFTASSLEQLKAVFTNLQEQIGYETIKGDASVGWLRLGALVLAIAGVAALLINRRLPN, via the coding sequence ATGACTTTACCGTTCCTCGGACCGATGTCGCTGTCGGGTTTCGAACACCCGTGGTGGTTCCTGTTCTTCGTGGTCGTCATCGGGCTGATCGCGCTCTACATCGTCGTAGCGCTGTCGCGTCACAAGCGGATGCTGCGCTTCGCCAACATGGAGTTGCTGGAGAGCGTCGCCCCCAAGCGGCCCAGCCGCTGGCGTCATGTGCCGGCGATCCTGCTGATCGCGTCGCTGGTGTCGTTCACGATCGCGATGGCCGGCCCCACCCACGACGTCCGGATCCCGCGTAACCGCGCGGTGGTGATGCTGGTGATCGACGTGTCGCAGTCCATGCGCGCCACCGACGTGGCGCCCAACCGGCTGGCCGCCGCGCAGGAAGCCGCCAAGCAGTTCGCCGACCAGCTCACGCCCGGCATCAACCTGGGGCTGATCGCCTACGCAGGCACCGCGACCGTGCTGGTCTCGCCGACGACCAACCGCGAGGCCACCAAGAACGCGATCGACAAGCTGCAGCTCGCCGACCGCACCGCGACCGGTGAGGGCATCTTCACCGCGCTGCAGGCCATCGCCACGGTCGGCGCGGTGATCGGTGGCGGCGACGCGCCGCCCCCGGCCCGCGTGGTGCTGATGAGCGACGGCAAGGAGACTGTGCCGTCGAATCCGGACAATCCCAAGGGCGCCTACACCGCTGCGCGCACCGCCAAGGACCAGGGTGTGCCCATCTCGACGGTGTCGTTCGGCACGCCCTACGGCTACGTCGAGATCAACGACCAACGCCAGCCGGTTCCCGTCGACGACGAGATGCTCAAGCGGATCGCCAACCTCTCCGGCGGCGACTCGTTCACCGCGTCCAGCCTCGAGCAGCTCAAGGCGGTGTTCACCAACCTGCAGGAGCAGATCGGCTACGAGACGATCAAGGGCGACGCCAGCGTGGGCTGGCTGCGCCTGGGAGCGCTGGTGCTCGCGATCGCGGGCGTGGCAGCACTGCTGATCAACCGGCGACTGCCCAACTAA
- the fabG1 gene encoding 3-oxoacyl-ACP reductase FabG1, with the protein MTLADNPADTAAGTAGGRPPFVSRSVLVTGGNRGIGLAIAQRLAADGHKVAVTHRGSGAPDGLFGVECDVTDNEAVDRAFKEVEEHQGPVEVLVSNAGISKDAFLMRMTEERFSEVINANLTGAFRVTQRASRSMQRKRFGRIIFIGSVSGMWGIGNQSNYAAAKAGLIGMARSISRELAKANVTANVVAPGYIDTEMTRALDERIQQGALDFIPAKRVGTAEEVAGVVSFLASEDASYIAGAVIPVDGGMGMGH; encoded by the coding sequence ATGACGCTGGCAGACAATCCCGCCGACACCGCCGCCGGCACGGCAGGCGGCCGACCTCCGTTCGTGTCCCGCTCCGTCCTCGTCACGGGCGGAAACCGGGGCATCGGCCTGGCCATCGCGCAGCGTCTGGCCGCCGACGGCCACAAGGTCGCCGTCACCCACCGCGGATCCGGCGCGCCGGACGGCTTGTTCGGGGTCGAGTGCGACGTCACCGACAACGAGGCCGTCGACCGGGCCTTCAAGGAGGTCGAGGAACACCAGGGGCCGGTCGAGGTGCTGGTGTCCAACGCCGGGATCTCCAAGGACGCCTTCCTCATGCGGATGACCGAGGAACGGTTCTCCGAGGTCATCAACGCGAACCTCACCGGTGCGTTCCGGGTGACCCAGCGGGCGTCGCGCAGCATGCAGCGCAAGCGGTTCGGCCGCATCATCTTCATCGGTTCCGTCTCGGGCATGTGGGGCATCGGCAACCAGTCCAACTACGCGGCGGCCAAGGCCGGCCTGATCGGCATGGCCCGCTCGATCTCGCGGGAGCTGGCGAAGGCCAACGTGACCGCCAACGTGGTGGCGCCCGGCTACATCGACACCGAGATGACCCGCGCGCTCGACGAGCGGATCCAGCAGGGCGCGCTGGACTTCATCCCGGCCAAACGGGTGGGCACCGCCGAGGAGGTCGCGGGAGTCGTCAGCTTCCTGGCCTCGGAGGACGCGAGCTACATCGCCGGCGCGGTGATCCCGGTCGACGGCGGCATGGGTATGGGTCACTAG
- the inhA gene encoding NADH-dependent enoyl-ACP reductase InhA, with protein sequence MTGFLQGKRILVTGIITDSSIAFYIAKVAQEAGAELVLTGFDRMKLIRRIADRLPNPAPLIELDVQNTEHLDTLADRVTAEIGEGNKLDGVVHSIGFMPQTGMGINPFFDAPYEDVAKGIHISAYSYASLAKAVLPIMNPGGGIVGMDFDPTRAMPAYNWMTVAKSALESVNRFVAREAGKVGVRSNLVAAGPIRTLAMSAIVGGALGEEAGAQMQLLEEGWDQRAPLGWNMKDPTPVAKTVCALLSDWLPATTGTVIYADGGASTQLL encoded by the coding sequence ATGACAGGCTTTCTTCAAGGCAAGCGGATCCTCGTCACGGGGATCATCACCGACAGCTCGATCGCGTTCTACATCGCCAAGGTCGCCCAGGAGGCCGGCGCCGAGCTGGTGCTGACGGGCTTCGACCGGATGAAGCTGATCCGGCGCATCGCCGACCGGCTGCCCAACCCGGCGCCGCTGATCGAGCTGGACGTGCAGAACACCGAGCACCTCGACACGCTCGCCGACCGGGTCACCGCCGAGATCGGCGAGGGCAACAAGCTCGACGGCGTCGTGCACTCCATCGGCTTCATGCCGCAGACCGGCATGGGCATCAACCCGTTCTTCGACGCACCCTACGAGGACGTCGCTAAGGGCATCCACATCTCCGCGTACTCGTATGCGTCGCTGGCCAAGGCCGTACTGCCGATCATGAATCCCGGCGGCGGCATCGTGGGCATGGACTTCGACCCGACCCGCGCGATGCCGGCCTACAACTGGATGACGGTCGCCAAAAGCGCGCTCGAGTCGGTCAACCGATTCGTCGCCAGGGAAGCGGGCAAGGTCGGCGTGCGGTCCAATCTCGTTGCCGCAGGGCCCATCCGGACACTCGCGATGAGCGCGATCGTCGGCGGGGCGCTGGGCGAGGAGGCCGGCGCGCAGATGCAGCTGCTCGAAGAGGGCTGGGATCAGCGCGCCCCGCTCGGCTGGAACATGAAGGACCCCACCCCGGTCGCCAAGACCGTGTGCGCGCTGCTGTCGGACTGGCTCCCCGCGACCACCGGCACGGTGATCTACGCCGACGGGGGAGCGAGCACCCAGCTGCTGTGA
- a CDS encoding ferrochelatase: protein MKFDALLLLSFGGPEGPDEVMPFLENVTRGRGIPRERLVSVAEHYLHFGGVSPINGINRDLITQIEAEVARRGAELPVYFGNRNWDPYVEDTVTRMRDNGIRRAAVFSTSAWGGYSGCTQYQEDIARARAAAGPEAPELTKLRQYFDHPLLIEMFADAIREAAATLPADLRDDARLIFTAHSIPLRAASRCGPDLYERQVAYASRLVADAAGYRSYDQVWQSRSGPPQVPWLEPDVGDHLETLIAGGTKAVIVCPVGFVADHIEVVWDLDNEVAQQAAAAGVAFARALTPNAQPRFARLVVDLVDELERGLPAARVPGSLAVPGYGCTVNGALCTPTCGG, encoded by the coding sequence GTGAAGTTCGACGCGCTGCTGCTGCTGTCGTTCGGCGGTCCGGAAGGTCCCGACGAGGTCATGCCGTTTCTGGAGAACGTCACGCGCGGCCGGGGCATCCCGCGTGAGCGGCTGGTCTCCGTCGCCGAGCACTATCTGCATTTCGGTGGCGTGTCGCCGATCAACGGCATCAACCGCGATCTGATCACGCAGATCGAGGCCGAGGTCGCGAGACGGGGCGCTGAACTGCCGGTATACTTCGGCAACCGCAACTGGGATCCCTATGTCGAGGACACGGTGACGCGCATGCGCGACAACGGGATTCGGCGCGCGGCGGTGTTCTCGACGTCGGCGTGGGGCGGCTACTCGGGCTGCACTCAGTACCAGGAGGACATCGCCCGCGCCCGCGCCGCGGCGGGACCGGAGGCGCCCGAGCTGACCAAGCTGCGGCAGTACTTCGACCACCCGCTGCTGATCGAGATGTTCGCCGACGCGATCCGCGAGGCCGCCGCGACGCTGCCCGCCGACCTGCGCGACGACGCGCGCCTGATCTTCACCGCGCACTCGATCCCGCTGCGCGCCGCCTCGCGGTGCGGACCCGACCTCTACGAGCGCCAGGTCGCCTACGCCTCGAGGCTCGTCGCGGATGCCGCGGGCTACCGCTCCTACGACCAGGTGTGGCAGTCCCGTTCCGGTCCGCCGCAGGTGCCGTGGCTGGAGCCCGACGTCGGAGACCACCTCGAGACGCTGATCGCCGGCGGCACCAAGGCGGTCATCGTCTGTCCCGTCGGCTTCGTCGCCGACCACATCGAGGTGGTGTGGGACCTCGACAACGAAGTGGCGCAGCAGGCCGCCGCGGCCGGCGTCGCGTTCGCTCGGGCGCTGACGCCCAACGCGCAGCCCCGGTTCGCCCGTCTGGTGGTCGATCTGGTCGACGAACTGGAGCGTGGACTGCCGGCGGCCCGGGTGCCGGGGTCCCTGGCGGTGCCGGGCTACGGCTGCACCGTCAACGGCGCACTCTGCACGCCCACCTGCGGTGGTTAG
- a CDS encoding NfeD family protein, with the protein MPVPLIWLIAALALAGAEALTGDMFLLMLSGGALAAAGASWLLDWPVWADGLVFLVVAVLLLVGVRPALRRRMQSGTGLPEPARALEGKSALVLDRVGRHEGQVKLDGEIWTARPYNENDVYEPGDHVTVVHIDGATAVVAKIA; encoded by the coding sequence ATGCCCGTACCGCTGATCTGGCTGATCGCAGCACTGGCGCTGGCCGGAGCCGAGGCGCTCACCGGCGACATGTTCCTGCTGATGCTCAGCGGTGGCGCGCTGGCCGCCGCCGGTGCGAGTTGGCTTCTGGACTGGCCGGTCTGGGCCGACGGTCTGGTGTTCCTGGTCGTGGCGGTTCTGCTGCTCGTCGGGGTGCGCCCGGCGCTGCGGCGCCGGATGCAGTCCGGTACCGGGCTTCCGGAGCCCGCCCGCGCCCTGGAAGGCAAGAGCGCTCTGGTCCTGGACCGGGTGGGCCGGCACGAGGGCCAGGTGAAGCTCGACGGCGAGATCTGGACGGCACGGCCCTACAACGAGAACGATGTCTACGAACCCGGCGATCACGTGACCGTCGTGCACATCGACGGCGCGACCGCGGTCGTGGCGAAGATCGCCTGA
- a CDS encoding SPFH domain-containing protein has product MDGAVAGLVLLAVLVLFAIIVVAKSVALIPQAEAAVIERLGRYSKTVSGQLTLLLPFVDRIRARVDLRERVVSFPPQPVITEDNLTVNIDTVVYFQVTNPQAAVYQISNYIVGVEQLTTTTLRNVVGGMTLEQTLTSRDSINGQLRGVLDEATNRWGLRVARVELRSIDPPPSIQDSMEKQMRADREKRAMILTAEGSREAAIKQAEGQKQAQILAAEGAKQAAILAAEADRQSRMLRAQGERAAAYLQAQGQAKAIEKTFAAIKAGRPTPEMLAYQYLQTLPQMAKGEANKVWLVPSDFGSALQGFTKLLGAPGEDGVFRYTPSPVDENLPKPEDDSEEVADWFTTQTDPAIAQAVAKAEADARTPVDGPRYGAPQQLSAPAETAAVQPPRHAPPEPPTTGSHSL; this is encoded by the coding sequence GTGGACGGAGCCGTCGCAGGGTTGGTCCTGCTGGCCGTGTTGGTGCTGTTCGCGATCATCGTGGTGGCGAAATCAGTGGCGCTGATCCCGCAGGCCGAGGCCGCGGTGATCGAGCGGCTGGGCCGCTACAGCAAGACGGTGTCCGGCCAGCTGACGTTGCTGCTGCCGTTCGTCGACAGGATCCGTGCCCGCGTCGATCTGCGTGAGCGCGTCGTCTCGTTCCCGCCGCAGCCGGTGATCACCGAGGACAACCTGACGGTCAACATCGACACCGTCGTCTACTTCCAGGTGACCAACCCCCAGGCCGCGGTGTACCAGATCAGCAACTACATCGTCGGCGTCGAGCAGCTCACCACCACCACGCTGCGCAACGTGGTCGGCGGCATGACGCTCGAGCAGACGCTGACCTCCCGCGACTCGATCAACGGGCAGCTGCGCGGCGTGCTCGACGAGGCCACAAACCGGTGGGGGCTGCGGGTCGCCCGGGTCGAGTTGCGCAGCATCGACCCGCCGCCGTCGATCCAGGACTCGATGGAGAAGCAGATGCGCGCCGACCGCGAGAAGCGGGCGATGATCCTGACCGCCGAGGGGTCGCGCGAGGCCGCGATCAAGCAGGCCGAAGGGCAGAAGCAGGCGCAGATCCTGGCCGCAGAGGGGGCCAAGCAGGCCGCGATCCTGGCCGCCGAGGCCGACCGGCAGTCCCGCATGCTGCGCGCCCAGGGTGAGCGCGCCGCCGCCTACCTGCAGGCGCAGGGCCAGGCCAAGGCGATCGAGAAGACGTTCGCCGCGATCAAGGCGGGCAGGCCCACACCCGAGATGCTGGCCTACCAGTATCTGCAGACCCTGCCGCAGATGGCCAAGGGTGAGGCGAACAAGGTGTGGTTGGTGCCCAGCGACTTCGGTTCGGCGCTACAGGGTTTCACCAAGCTGCTGGGTGCCCCCGGCGAGGACGGGGTGTTCCGCTACACCCCGTCGCCGGTCGACGAGAACCTGCCGAAGCCCGAGGACGACTCCGAAGAGGTCGCCGACTGGTTCACCACGCAGACCGATCCGGCCATCGCCCAAGCGGTCGCCAAGGCCGAGGCCGACGCCCGCACACCGGTCGACGGGCCGCGCTACGGCGCGCCGCAGCAACTCTCCGCCCCCGCGGAGACGGCCGCGGTGCAGCCGCCGCGTCACGCGCCGCCGGAGCCGCCCACGACCGGCTCCCACTCCCTGTAG
- a CDS encoding DoxX family protein: MTVMTSKKTYAALAAFHAVDAVASIGPIAPIKKSLDDVGLPEDVRPVLPVVHAAAAVGLLSVFRFPWLARLTTFMLTVYFVLAVGSHVRVRDWSPNLVAASSLLAFYGALTVKGPPR; this comes from the coding sequence ATGACCGTGATGACGTCGAAGAAGACCTACGCCGCGCTCGCGGCGTTCCATGCGGTCGACGCCGTGGCCAGCATCGGTCCCATCGCGCCGATCAAGAAATCGCTCGACGACGTCGGGCTCCCCGAGGACGTGCGGCCCGTGCTGCCGGTCGTGCACGCCGCTGCCGCGGTGGGGTTGCTGTCGGTGTTCCGGTTCCCCTGGCTGGCCCGGCTCACGACGTTCATGCTGACGGTCTACTTCGTCCTCGCCGTCGGGTCTCACGTCCGCGTCAGGGACTGGAGCCCCAACCTCGTGGCGGCGTCGTCGCTTCTGGCGTTCTACGGCGCGCTGACCGTGAAGGGCCCGCCCCGCTGA